A stretch of the Luteimonas sp. JM171 genome encodes the following:
- a CDS encoding beta-ketoacyl-[acyl-carrier-protein] synthase family protein: MPALAIRAYSATTALGRGRLAQQQALESRRSGLRRNDFGSDPLDTWIGRVDGLEDEPLPGRFAQWECRNNRLAWLALQQDGLVDAIQAALARHGASRVALVLGTSTSSIGATEEAYARLDDGAFPADLARPRVHTPHSLGGFVQEATGIRGPCMTVATACSSSAKVFAQAARLIHAGLVDAALVGGIDTLCGSVLFGFNSLGLVSSQPARPFDPARDGLSLGEAGGYALLERCGDDEEGLQLRGYGESSDAHHMSAPHPEGLGARKAMADALQRAGIQAGDVGYLNLHGTATPANDAVEAAAVAAMFDEGLHAGSTKGWTGHTLGAAGIVESVFALIALDEGLLPGTLNSQALDPACGPQLRLDNAHARISYAMNNSFGFGGNNCSLVFGKGASR; the protein is encoded by the coding sequence ATCCCGGCGCTCGCGATCCGCGCCTACTCAGCCACCACCGCCCTTGGCCGCGGCCGACTGGCCCAGCAACAGGCCCTGGAGTCGCGCCGCAGCGGCCTGCGCCGCAACGACTTTGGAAGCGACCCGCTTGACACCTGGATCGGCCGCGTCGACGGCCTCGAGGACGAGCCGTTGCCCGGGCGCTTTGCGCAGTGGGAGTGCCGCAACAACCGGCTGGCATGGCTGGCGCTGCAGCAGGACGGGCTGGTGGATGCGATCCAGGCCGCGCTGGCGCGGCATGGGGCCAGCCGCGTCGCGCTGGTGCTGGGTACCTCGACCTCGAGCATCGGCGCCACCGAGGAAGCCTATGCGCGCCTGGACGACGGCGCCTTCCCCGCCGACCTGGCGAGGCCGCGGGTGCACACGCCGCATTCGCTGGGCGGCTTCGTCCAGGAAGCCACCGGGATCCGCGGACCGTGCATGACGGTGGCAACGGCATGCTCTTCCAGCGCCAAGGTCTTCGCGCAGGCGGCGCGGCTGATCCACGCGGGCCTGGTGGACGCGGCGCTGGTGGGCGGCATCGACACGCTGTGCGGCAGCGTGCTGTTCGGCTTCAATTCACTGGGCCTGGTGTCCAGCCAGCCGGCCCGGCCGTTTGATCCCGCGCGCGACGGCCTGTCCCTGGGCGAGGCCGGTGGCTATGCCCTGCTCGAGCGTTGCGGCGACGACGAAGAGGGGCTGCAGCTTCGCGGCTATGGCGAATCCAGCGATGCCCACCACATGTCGGCGCCGCACCCCGAAGGGCTGGGTGCGCGCAAAGCGATGGCCGATGCGCTCCAACGCGCCGGCATCCAGGCCGGCGACGTCGGCTATCTCAATCTCCACGGCACGGCTACTCCAGCCAACGACGCGGTGGAAGCGGCGGCGGTGGCGGCGATGTTCGACGAGGGATTGCATGCGGGATCCACGAAGGGCTGGACCGGGCACACGCTGGGGGCCGCCGGCATCGTGGAATCGGTGTTCGCCCTGATCGCACTGGACGAAGGGCTGTTGCCCGGTACCCTGAACAGCCAGGCCCTGGACCCGGCCTGCGGGCCGCAGCTGCGGCTGGACAATGCCCATGCAAGGATCAGCTACGCAATGAACAATTCGTTCGGCTTTGGGGGCAACAACTGCTCGCTGGTGTTCGGCAAGGGGGCATCGCGGTGA
- a CDS encoding riboflavin biosynthesis protein RibA has product MSTLSPVTGETSDTKVAAIFDDEGSARRIAATLRRELRLRQSQVQVLTSGDRHPGRKLEPENRGIFRTMLIAHAKLGLVGAGIGAVLFALLYASGLELVTSSPGFAAAVIIAYGAVFGLMAGGLVTLRPDHDPYIHKVQGALQEGRSAVVVHAFDADERKRAQRTLDELGGETIRTL; this is encoded by the coding sequence ATGAGCACCCTCTCGCCGGTGACCGGCGAAACATCAGACACCAAGGTTGCCGCCATCTTCGATGATGAAGGCAGCGCGCGCCGGATCGCCGCCACCCTCAGGCGCGAACTGCGCCTGCGCCAGTCCCAGGTCCAGGTCCTCACCAGCGGCGACCGCCACCCCGGCCGCAAGCTGGAACCCGAAAACCGAGGCATCTTCCGCACCATGCTCATTGCGCACGCCAAGCTTGGCCTGGTTGGCGCCGGCATCGGGGCGGTGCTGTTCGCCCTGCTGTACGCGTCAGGGCTGGAACTGGTGACGTCGTCGCCCGGTTTTGCCGCTGCCGTGATCATTGCCTACGGTGCCGTTTTCGGCCTGATGGCGGGCGGGCTGGTCACCCTGCGACCCGACCACGACCCCTACATCCACAAGGTCCAGGGGGCCCTGCAGGAAGGACGCTCGGCAGTCGTGGTCCACGCCTTCGACGCGGATGAGCGCAAGCGGGCGCAGCGCACGCTCGACGAACTCGGCGGCGAGACCATCCGCACGCTCTGA
- a CDS encoding outer membrane beta-barrel protein, protein MYKLLIPAALAAMALSPIAAAQTRGGDNYRPDLQTGDGHWFIAGNVGRTDGGSATRFGTGDFNLFESREGRKTGYGLAGGYRWKVSPMWAVGVEGGYTDLGNLEISNAFSDDSVDQREDTNALRGWHAGANARVNLTPAWYVGLRGGYFRASDNNARYYNRVGEELRLESGRRDGRNSWYAGVGTGWNVTDRFSLGVHYDYFRAKSGDLRDPDTGIEFEGPKRSTALLSLTGEYTF, encoded by the coding sequence ATGTACAAGCTTTTGATTCCGGCCGCCCTTGCGGCCATGGCCCTGTCCCCCATCGCAGCGGCGCAGACGCGCGGCGGCGACAACTACCGCCCCGACCTCCAGACCGGCGACGGCCACTGGTTCATCGCCGGCAATGTCGGCCGCACTGACGGTGGCAGCGCCACCCGCTTCGGCACCGGCGATTTCAACCTGTTTGAAAGCCGCGAAGGCCGCAAGACCGGTTACGGCCTGGCCGGCGGCTACCGCTGGAAGGTTTCGCCGATGTGGGCGGTGGGCGTTGAAGGCGGTTACACCGACCTGGGCAACCTGGAGATCAGCAACGCCTTCAGCGACGACAGCGTCGACCAGCGCGAGGACACCAATGCGCTGCGCGGCTGGCATGCCGGCGCCAATGCGCGCGTCAACCTGACCCCGGCCTGGTATGTCGGCCTGCGCGGCGGCTATTTCCGTGCCTCGGACAACAACGCGCGCTACTACAACCGCGTCGGCGAGGAGCTGCGCCTGGAGAGCGGGCGCCGCGACGGCCGCAACAGCTGGTATGCAGGCGTGGGCACGGGCTGGAACGTCACCGACCGCTTCTCGCTCGGCGTGCACTACGACTACTTCCGGGCCAAGTCCGGTGACCTGCGCGATCCGGATACCGGCATCGAGTTCGAAGGCCCGAAGCGCTCCACCGCGCTGCTGAGCCTGACCGGCGAGTACACGTTCTGA
- a CDS encoding EF-hand domain-containing protein, whose protein sequence is MKRYGTFAFVALLVPAMAMAQVQTAPLPAPEEPPTQPDRSERQTGMATFGEAGGQQVIIRSFEPTTFLSNEYSIDFDALDSDGDGFISRREAAAHERLSEEFRGVDADGDGRLSREELRGWIR, encoded by the coding sequence ATGAAGCGATATGGAACTTTCGCATTCGTTGCGTTGCTGGTGCCGGCGATGGCGATGGCGCAGGTGCAGACCGCCCCGCTGCCGGCGCCGGAGGAGCCGCCCACGCAGCCCGACCGCAGCGAGCGCCAGACCGGCATGGCCACATTCGGCGAGGCCGGCGGCCAGCAGGTGATCATCCGCTCGTTCGAGCCCACCACATTCCTGTCCAACGAGTATTCGATCGATTTCGATGCGCTGGACAGCGACGGCGACGGGTTCATCAGCCGCCGCGAGGCGGCCGCGCATGAGCGGCTGTCGGAGGAATTCCGCGGCGTTGACGCCGACGGGGATGGCCGGCTCAGCCGCGAGGAACTGCGCGGCTGGATCCGCTGA
- a CDS encoding serine hydrolase domain-containing protein translates to MPKYVLPLLSAFAASLLISACASNQPAASAAGTDAPGNHPGPVAAVRVTFDRDGITSSHASGMADLASGREVTVDDPTRMASISKLVLAIGVMRLVEAGTLDLDADVSESLGWQLRHPEFPDMPISLRLLLSHTSGLTDDAGYWQVPLDGELKGLLDEPGAWNAGRAPGSWFQYANLNFPLVASVMERATGERFDLLMKRLVFEPLGIDACYGWASCSDEAVARAVVQYRADRTPSADNNGGDRPQCPVNRTSDGSCDLGMVRLGANGGLFGPQGGMRISARDLATIGRLLLGGGTVDGVTLLTPDSVREIFTPQWTMAGSTASPQDAAAQSSDGSSDGFYCTYGLSSHTLVTPHEACRDDPFGDGVRRVGHAGDAYGLLSGLWLDMESGTGVVYYATGMTEPPPGGHSAFRAIEEDLARGETQ, encoded by the coding sequence ATGCCCAAGTATGTCCTCCCGCTTCTTTCCGCCTTCGCGGCATCCCTGCTGATAAGCGCCTGTGCGAGCAACCAGCCTGCGGCGAGTGCCGCGGGGACCGACGCCCCCGGCAACCATCCGGGCCCCGTCGCGGCCGTGCGCGTCACCTTCGACCGCGACGGCATCACCAGTTCACATGCCAGCGGCATGGCCGACCTTGCCAGCGGCCGCGAGGTCACCGTGGATGACCCCACGCGCATGGCCTCGATCTCCAAGCTGGTGCTGGCCATCGGCGTGATGCGGCTGGTGGAGGCGGGGACGCTGGACCTGGACGCGGACGTGTCGGAATCGCTCGGCTGGCAGTTGCGTCATCCGGAGTTCCCGGACATGCCGATCAGCCTGCGGCTGCTGCTTTCCCACACCAGCGGGCTGACCGACGACGCCGGCTACTGGCAGGTGCCTCTGGACGGCGAGCTCAAGGGCCTGCTCGACGAACCGGGCGCCTGGAACGCGGGCCGCGCGCCGGGCAGCTGGTTCCAGTACGCCAACCTCAACTTCCCGCTGGTGGCCTCGGTGATGGAACGCGCCACCGGCGAGCGGTTCGACCTGCTGATGAAGCGCCTGGTGTTCGAGCCGCTGGGCATCGACGCCTGCTATGGCTGGGCCTCGTGCAGCGACGAGGCCGTGGCGCGCGCAGTGGTGCAGTACCGCGCCGACCGCACGCCTTCGGCCGACAACAACGGCGGCGACCGGCCGCAGTGCCCGGTGAACCGGACCAGTGACGGCAGCTGCGACCTTGGCATGGTGCGGCTGGGCGCCAACGGCGGGCTGTTCGGGCCGCAGGGCGGCATGCGCATCTCCGCGCGCGACCTGGCGACGATCGGCCGCCTGCTGCTGGGCGGCGGCACCGTGGACGGGGTGACGCTGCTGACGCCCGATTCGGTGCGCGAAATCTTCACCCCGCAGTGGACGATGGCCGGCAGCACGGCGAGCCCGCAGGATGCGGCGGCGCAGTCCAGCGACGGCTCCAGCGACGGCTTCTACTGCACCTACGGCCTGTCTTCGCACACCCTGGTCACGCCGCACGAGGCCTGCCGCGACGACCCCTTCGGCGACGGCGTGCGCCGGGTGGGTCACGCGGGCGACGCCTACGGGCTGCTGTCGGGGCTGTGGCTGGACATGGAATCGGGCACCGGCGTGGTCTATTACGCGACGGGGATGACGGAGCCGCCACCGGGTGGGCATTCGGCGTTCCGGGCCATCGAGGAAGACCTGGCCCGGGGCGAGACCCAGTGA
- a CDS encoding SDR family oxidoreductase, with translation MQTVLVTGANRGIGLALVQRFRERGDRVIAACRSSSPELDATGAQVEAGVDVADDAAVADLARRLEGVRLDVVVLNAGVLSPQSYGDIDAAGFQSMREQFEVNALGPLRVLQALDGCLGEGTRVGIITSRMGSMEDNTSGGHYGYRASKAAVNAIGRSLAVDLKDRGIAVQLLHPGFVATDMVGGRGDVQPQQAAAQLVERLDELDLSSTGTFRHANGSALPW, from the coding sequence ATGCAGACCGTCCTCGTCACCGGCGCCAACCGCGGCATCGGCCTTGCCCTCGTCCAGCGCTTCCGCGAACGCGGTGATCGCGTGATCGCCGCCTGCCGCAGCTCCAGCCCGGAGCTGGATGCCACTGGCGCCCAGGTGGAGGCCGGTGTCGACGTCGCCGACGATGCCGCAGTGGCTGACCTCGCCCGGCGCCTGGAGGGCGTGCGCCTGGACGTGGTGGTCCTCAACGCGGGGGTGCTCTCACCGCAGTCCTACGGTGACATCGACGCCGCCGGCTTCCAGTCCATGCGCGAGCAGTTCGAGGTCAACGCGCTTGGCCCGCTGCGCGTGCTGCAGGCGCTCGATGGCTGCCTTGGGGAAGGCACCAGGGTCGGCATCATCACCAGCCGCATGGGCTCGATGGAGGACAACACTTCCGGCGGCCACTACGGCTACCGCGCCTCCAAGGCCGCGGTGAACGCCATCGGCCGCTCGCTGGCCGTGGACCTGAAGGACCGCGGCATCGCGGTGCAGCTGCTGCACCCGGGGTTCGTCGCCACCGACATGGTGGGCGGGCGCGGGGACGTGCAGCCGCAGCAGGCCGCAGCCCAGCTGGTCGAGCGCCTGGATGAGCTGGACCTGTCCTCCACCGGCACCTTCCGCCACGCGAACGGCAGCGCGCTGCCCTGGTAA
- a CDS encoding M3 family metallopeptidase: MTNPLLDFTGLPRFDQITPAHIAPAIDTLLEEAEAAVEQARKVTPVTWDTFVTPLEDATEKLGRAWGQVTHLQSVMNSPEIREAYNAALPKVTRFFSALGQDQALYAQYRSLAQSPEFNGYDQARRKAVENALRDFRLGGAELEDDKRARFTEVQQELASLSAKFSENLLDATDAFALYVEDEAELAGLPADVLASCRAAAEEDGRKGWKLTLHMPCYLPVQTYADNRSLRETLYRAYGVRASEAGPAELDNTANIERILALRAELAELLGFDSYAEVSLATKMAKTPEEVLGFLRELAAKAKPHAQRDRAELEAFARDELGLDTLEPWDLAWASEKLRQARYSYSALEVKQYFTEPRVLKGLFGLIHDLYGISVEEDEAPVWHEDVRFYSLKDASGRLVGQFYLDPYARPGKRGGAWMDDCRNRRELATGGQTPVVYLVCNFGKGVDGKPATLSHDEVLTLFHEMGHGLHQMLTEVGTLPVAGINGVEWDAVELPSQFMENFCWERGRVQAMSGHVETGEPLPDDLFDRMLAAKNFQSGMQTVRQLEFALFDMLLHSGFEPGSTDVMALLEQVRDEVAVNRPPAWHRFPHQFGHIFAGGYAAGYYSYKWAEVLSADAYAAFEEAPEAVAETGERFRREILSRGGSRTALENFTAFRGREPEINALLRHSGMAA; encoded by the coding sequence ATGACCAATCCCCTGCTCGACTTCACCGGCCTCCCCCGCTTCGACCAGATCACCCCGGCCCACATCGCCCCCGCCATCGACACCCTGCTGGAAGAAGCCGAAGCCGCCGTCGAACAGGCCAGGAAGGTCACCCCCGTCACCTGGGACACCTTCGTCACCCCCCTCGAGGACGCCACCGAGAAACTCGGCCGCGCCTGGGGCCAGGTCACCCACCTCCAGTCGGTGATGAACAGCCCGGAGATCCGCGAGGCCTACAACGCCGCCCTGCCCAAGGTCACCCGCTTCTTCAGCGCCCTGGGCCAGGACCAGGCCCTCTACGCCCAGTACCGCAGCCTAGCCCAGTCCCCGGAATTCAACGGCTACGACCAGGCCCGCCGCAAGGCCGTTGAAAACGCCCTGCGCGACTTCCGCCTCGGCGGCGCGGAGCTGGAGGACGACAAGCGCGCCCGCTTCACCGAGGTGCAACAGGAGCTGGCCTCGCTCTCGGCGAAGTTCTCCGAAAACCTCCTCGACGCCACCGACGCCTTCGCCCTCTACGTGGAGGACGAGGCCGAGCTGGCCGGCCTGCCCGCCGACGTGCTGGCCAGCTGCCGCGCGGCCGCCGAGGAAGACGGCCGCAAGGGCTGGAAGCTGACCCTGCACATGCCCTGCTACCTGCCCGTGCAGACATATGCAGACAACCGCAGCCTGCGCGAGACCCTCTACCGCGCCTATGGCGTGCGCGCCTCGGAAGCCGGGCCTGCAGAGCTGGACAACACCGCCAACATCGAGCGCATCCTGGCCCTGCGCGCGGAGCTTGCAGAACTGCTGGGCTTTGACAGCTACGCCGAAGTCTCGCTGGCCACCAAGATGGCCAAGACGCCGGAAGAGGTACTGGGCTTCCTGCGCGAGCTGGCGGCCAAGGCCAAGCCGCACGCGCAGCGCGATCGCGCCGAGCTGGAGGCCTTCGCCCGCGACGAGCTGGGCCTGGACACACTGGAACCCTGGGACCTGGCCTGGGCCAGCGAAAAGCTGCGCCAGGCGCGCTACAGCTACTCGGCGCTGGAGGTGAAGCAGTACTTCACCGAGCCGCGCGTGCTGAAGGGCCTGTTCGGCCTGATCCACGACCTGTACGGCATCAGCGTTGAAGAGGACGAGGCGCCGGTATGGCACGAGGACGTGCGCTTCTATTCGCTGAAGGATGCCTCCGGCCGCCTGGTCGGCCAGTTCTACCTGGATCCGTACGCGCGGCCGGGCAAGCGCGGCGGAGCGTGGATGGACGACTGCCGCAACCGCCGCGAGCTGGCCACCGGCGGACAGACGCCGGTGGTGTACCTGGTGTGCAACTTCGGCAAGGGCGTGGACGGCAAGCCGGCCACGCTCAGCCACGATGAAGTGCTCACGCTCTTCCACGAGATGGGCCACGGCCTGCACCAGATGCTGACCGAGGTGGGCACCCTGCCCGTGGCCGGCATCAACGGCGTGGAGTGGGATGCAGTGGAGCTGCCCAGCCAGTTCATGGAGAACTTCTGCTGGGAGCGCGGGCGGGTGCAGGCGATGAGCGGGCACGTGGAAACCGGCGAGCCGCTGCCCGATGACCTGTTCGACCGGATGCTGGCGGCGAAGAACTTCCAGAGCGGCATGCAGACCGTGCGCCAGCTGGAATTCGCCCTGTTCGACATGCTGCTGCACAGCGGCTTTGAACCCGGATCAACCGACGTTATGGCGCTGCTGGAACAGGTACGCGACGAGGTGGCGGTGAACCGGCCGCCGGCCTGGCACCGGTTCCCGCACCAGTTCGGGCACATCTTCGCCGGCGGCTATGCGGCCGGCTACTACAGCTACAAGTGGGCCGAGGTGCTGAGCGCGGACGCCTACGCGGCGTTCGAGGAGGCGCCGGAAGCGGTGGCCGAGACGGGGGAGCGCTTCCGCCGCGAGATCCTCTCGCGTGGCGGAAGCCGGACGGCGCTGGAGAACTTCACCGCATTCCGTGGCCGCGAGCCGGAGATCAATGCCCTGCTGCGGCACAGCGGCATGGCGGCGTAA
- a CDS encoding DUF378 domain-containing protein, producing the protein MKILNLVTLALVIVGGINWGLVGLAQFDLVAAIFGGQDALLARVVYLLVGLSALWQIMPLVRAGSAGEVQAQASR; encoded by the coding sequence TTGAAGATCCTCAATCTCGTCACCCTTGCGCTCGTGATCGTCGGCGGCATCAACTGGGGCCTGGTGGGCCTGGCGCAGTTCGACCTCGTGGCCGCCATCTTCGGCGGCCAGGATGCGCTGCTGGCCCGCGTGGTGTACCTGCTGGTCGGTCTGTCGGCGCTGTGGCAGATCATGCCGCTGGTGCGCGCCGGCAGCGCCGGCGAAGTACAGGCGCAGGCCAGCCGCTGA